One window from the genome of Gloeocapsopsis sp. IPPAS B-1203 encodes:
- a CDS encoding IS982 family transposase, producing MLSLELEALFCHVDDFCQGFEAQWHKKLLNQGQIKRHRAKSLCLSEMMTILIAFDQNQSRNFKFFYLNQVKQYWSNAFPGLPSYQRFIEWIPSTLIPLCAYLKHCFGTCTGISFIDSTSLKVCHNRRISRHKVFEGLAARGKTSVDWFYGFKLHIVVNEFGQLLNVTLTPGNIDDRQPVTALLSQLRGKIFADRGYVSQKLTAQLLQFGIQFLAKPRRNMNNKLMRLHDKLLSRKRSLIETINDQLKNISQIEHSRHRSPVNFCVNVLCGLIAYCHQPKKPTLQMDWLLSPIT from the coding sequence ATGCTTAGTTTAGAATTAGAAGCTTTATTCTGCCATGTAGATGATTTCTGCCAAGGTTTTGAAGCACAATGGCACAAAAAGCTGTTAAATCAAGGACAAATCAAACGTCATCGGGCAAAAAGTCTATGTTTGAGTGAGATGATGACGATTTTGATTGCATTTGATCAGAATCAATCCCGAAATTTCAAGTTTTTTTATTTGAATCAAGTGAAACAATACTGGAGTAATGCGTTTCCTGGTCTTCCGAGTTATCAAAGATTTATCGAATGGATACCATCTACCTTGATACCGTTGTGTGCCTATCTAAAGCATTGTTTTGGAACTTGTACGGGGATCAGTTTTATCGATTCAACGAGCTTGAAGGTCTGTCACAATCGTCGGATTTCTAGGCATAAGGTATTTGAAGGTTTAGCTGCTCGTGGTAAAACTTCTGTGGACTGGTTTTATGGGTTCAAGCTTCATATTGTCGTCAATGAATTTGGTCAACTGTTAAATGTCACTCTCACTCCTGGTAACATTGATGACCGTCAACCAGTCACCGCTCTACTGAGTCAACTTCGAGGCAAAATTTTTGCCGATAGAGGTTATGTCTCTCAAAAACTCACTGCTCAACTTTTGCAATTCGGCATTCAATTTTTGGCAAAACCTCGTCGCAACATGAACAACAAGCTCATGCGTCTTCATGACAAACTGTTATCCCGTAAACGCTCGCTCATTGAGACCATTAACGATCAACTCAAGAATATTTCCCAAATTGAACATTCCAGGCACCGAAGCCCTGTTAATTTTTGCGTTAACGTTCTGTGTGGATTAATTGCTTATTGCCATCAACCTAAGAAACCTACCCTTCAGATGGACTGGCTTTTATCTCCAATAACTTAA
- a CDS encoding aspartate kinase yields the protein MALIVQKYGGTSVGSVERIQAVAQRVMQTVQAGNSLVVVVSAMGKTTDGLVKLANAISSNPCRREMDMLLSTGEQVSIALLSMALQEFGQPAVSLTGAQVGIVTEAEHTRARILQISSQRIEKYLKDSKVVVVAGFQGISSTTDWEITTLGRGGSDTSAVALAAALKANCCEIYTDVPGILTTDPRIVPEAQLMTEITSDEMLELASLGAKVLHPRAVEIARNYGVELVVRSSWSDEPGTKVISPQPQSRSLVGLEITKPVDGVEYDTNQAKVALLRVPDRPGVAARLFGEIARQNLDVDLIIQSIHESNTNDIAFTVTTPILKRAEAVAQAIAPVLRSHNASQEEAEVMVQQQIAKVSIVGAGMIGRPGVAAQMFATLSDAGVNIQMISTSEVKVSCVIDAEDCDRAIDVLCRTFEVNRQEALGKNELPIQNHTPPVRGVALDLKQARLAIRQVHDRPGTAAKLFGLLAQHNISVDMIIQSQRCRVVDGIPKRDIAFTVAQIDAEEARRVLAEAATEFGWGEVVVDSAIAKVSIVGAGMVGQPGVAARMFEALAQHKINIQMITTSEIKISCVVAQEQGILALKAIHTAFELGSGQQIQVPA from the coding sequence ATGGCACTAATTGTCCAGAAATACGGTGGTACCTCGGTTGGTTCAGTTGAGCGGATTCAAGCAGTTGCTCAGCGCGTAATGCAAACAGTGCAAGCAGGAAACTCACTTGTTGTTGTTGTTTCTGCAATGGGTAAAACTACCGATGGTCTGGTCAAATTAGCCAATGCTATTTCCTCTAACCCTTGTCGCCGTGAAATGGATATGCTGCTTTCTACAGGCGAACAAGTATCAATTGCTCTCCTCAGCATGGCGTTGCAAGAGTTTGGACAACCCGCGGTTTCGCTGACTGGCGCACAAGTGGGAATTGTAACTGAAGCAGAACATACTCGCGCTCGGATTTTACAAATCAGTTCTCAGCGAATTGAAAAGTATCTTAAAGATAGCAAAGTCGTTGTTGTTGCTGGATTTCAAGGCATTAGTAGTACAACAGACTGGGAAATTACGACTTTAGGACGTGGCGGTTCAGATACTTCTGCTGTTGCTTTAGCAGCAGCACTCAAAGCAAATTGTTGTGAAATCTACACTGATGTACCAGGAATTTTAACGACAGATCCGCGCATTGTGCCAGAAGCACAGCTAATGACCGAAATTACCAGCGATGAAATGCTAGAACTCGCCAGCTTGGGTGCAAAAGTTCTGCATCCGCGTGCAGTAGAAATTGCCCGCAACTATGGTGTTGAATTAGTCGTACGCTCAAGTTGGAGCGATGAACCTGGCACAAAAGTGATCTCTCCTCAACCTCAGTCGCGATCGCTTGTTGGTTTAGAAATTACCAAACCAGTAGATGGCGTAGAATACGACACCAATCAAGCAAAAGTTGCTTTACTACGCGTCCCCGATCGCCCTGGTGTTGCAGCCCGCTTATTTGGAGAAATTGCCAGACAAAATTTAGATGTTGATTTGATTATTCAATCTATTCACGAAAGTAACACAAACGACATTGCATTTACTGTCACAACACCAATTCTCAAGCGAGCAGAAGCTGTAGCACAGGCGATCGCACCAGTTTTGCGCTCGCACAACGCCTCTCAAGAAGAAGCGGAAGTCATGGTGCAACAACAAATTGCCAAAGTCAGCATCGTCGGTGCAGGTATGATTGGGCGTCCTGGTGTTGCGGCTCAAATGTTTGCTACGCTCTCAGATGCAGGAGTCAATATTCAAATGATTTCTACCTCTGAAGTCAAGGTTAGCTGTGTGATTGATGCAGAAGATTGCGATCGCGCTATTGATGTTTTATGTCGCACTTTTGAAGTTAATAGACAGGAAGCACTGGGCAAAAACGAACTACCCATTCAAAATCACACACCTCCTGTGCGAGGTGTTGCTTTAGATCTTAAGCAAGCGCGACTTGCAATTCGCCAAGTCCACGATCGCCCAGGAACAGCCGCTAAGTTGTTTGGACTTTTAGCGCAACATAACATCAGTGTAGATATGATTATTCAGTCACAGCGTTGTCGTGTTGTTGATGGTATCCCGAAACGCGATATAGCCTTTACTGTGGCACAAATTGATGCCGAAGAAGCCCGTCGAGTGTTAGCAGAAGCTGCAACAGAGTTTGGTTGGGGTGAAGTTGTTGTTGATAGTGCGATCGCTAAAGTGAGTATCGTAGGTGCTGGAATGGTAGGACAACCAGGTGTTGCAGCACGGATGTTTGAAGCACTAGCTCAACACAAAATAAATATTCAAATGATTACCACATCAGAAATCAAAATCAGCTGTGTTGTAGCACAAGAACAAGGCATTCTTGCTTTAAAAGCAATTCATACAGCTTTTGAACTAGGAAGCGGTCAACAAATTCAAGTGCCAGCGTAA
- the glsA gene encoding glutaminase A codes for MSNLGDLQSLASSIAAVTSPFRNYLNDLYEKYRSLNEGAVADYIPELATAKPEWFGICVVTQDGQLFEVGDCEKLFTIQSISKAFVFGLALEDHGREYVNSKVSVEPTGEAFNAIVLDELTNRPYNPMVNAGAIATTDLIKGKNGTERLKRLLEMFKRYTGREHDINVPVFLSEKATGYRNRAIAYLMLNFGMVSDKIDETLDLYFQQCSILVNAKDLAMLAATLANGGINPVTKERAIDERYVQDVISVMLSCGMYDASGEWAYRVGLPAKSGVGGGITAIAPGKLGIGTFSPPLDAKGNSLRGIKVCEDLSKDFGLHLFNVATPERNLQEWIAGGDGINDW; via the coding sequence ATGTCTAATTTAGGGGATTTGCAGTCGCTTGCCAGTTCGATCGCAGCCGTTACGTCTCCCTTTCGCAACTATCTCAATGACTTATATGAAAAATATCGCTCGCTCAATGAGGGTGCTGTTGCCGATTACATCCCTGAATTAGCTACAGCGAAACCAGAGTGGTTTGGCATATGTGTAGTAACACAAGATGGGCAGCTTTTTGAAGTGGGGGATTGTGAGAAACTCTTTACGATTCAGTCAATTTCCAAAGCCTTTGTGTTTGGCTTGGCATTAGAAGATCATGGTCGTGAGTATGTTAACAGCAAAGTGAGTGTGGAGCCGACGGGAGAAGCCTTTAATGCGATCGTGCTTGATGAACTCACCAATCGTCCGTACAATCCGATGGTCAATGCAGGAGCGATCGCCACTACTGACCTGATCAAAGGGAAAAATGGCACCGAACGCTTGAAACGATTATTGGAAATGTTTAAACGCTACACCGGACGAGAGCATGACATCAACGTACCCGTCTTTTTATCCGAAAAGGCAACGGGCTATCGCAATCGGGCGATAGCATATTTAATGCTGAACTTTGGTATGGTCAGCGACAAAATTGATGAAACATTGGATCTCTACTTTCAGCAATGTTCGATTTTGGTGAATGCTAAAGATCTAGCAATGCTGGCAGCAACTTTAGCAAATGGCGGCATCAACCCTGTAACCAAAGAACGAGCAATCGATGAACGCTATGTGCAAGATGTGATTAGTGTGATGCTCAGTTGCGGTATGTATGATGCCTCAGGTGAGTGGGCATATCGGGTGGGATTACCTGCTAAGAGTGGTGTGGGTGGTGGCATTACGGCGATCGCTCCTGGGAAATTGGGCATTGGCACCTTCTCTCCACCGCTGGATGCCAAGGGCAACAGCCTGCGCGGAATTAAGGTCTGTGAAGACCTGTCAAAAGATTTTGGGTTGCATTTGTTTAATGTAGCCACACCAGAACGCAACTTGCAGGAATGGATTGCGGGTGGGGATGGTATCAATGACTGGTAA
- a CDS encoding phage holin family protein encodes MLVELLIAWLVSASSLLLVTQLPVGVEVDSTPKAFISAAVLGIVAAVVNPILKAVFFIPNVVTFGLLSGVFTFIIGAVSLALAASFVSGFRLRAGIWSALIGALALSVVSNLIYGFVAL; translated from the coding sequence ATGTTGGTAGAGTTATTAATTGCATGGTTAGTCAGTGCATCAAGCTTGTTACTTGTTACACAACTGCCAGTAGGGGTAGAGGTTGATAGCACTCCTAAAGCATTTATTTCAGCTGCTGTTTTAGGCATTGTTGCAGCTGTAGTCAATCCCATATTAAAAGCCGTGTTTTTTATTCCTAATGTGGTGACGTTCGGCTTATTATCTGGTGTGTTCACTTTTATTATTGGTGCTGTGAGTTTAGCATTAGCAGCTTCTTTCGTAAGTGGCTTTCGCTTACGTGCAGGAATTTGGAGCGCATTGATTGGCGCATTAGCACTCTCAGTTGTCAGTAACTTAATTTATGGTTTTGTTGCTCTGTAA
- a CDS encoding MinD/ParA family protein: MPKVISVHSYRGGTGKSNFTANLSTTVAALGNRVGVVDTDVPSPGIHSLFCLEPEQMGKTLNNYLWGESAIEDAAYDISSNVGLSGNSKLYLVPSSVKADDIARILKDGYDVKLMNDGFRSLVKALQLDYLFIDTHPGLSKETFLSIAISHVLILILRPDKQDYQGTAVTIDVARQLKVRKMLLAINKAYSKLNIEALKQKVEETYNETVAGVFPLSEDIVQLASEGVFCVKYPEHPVSQEFRKVAQQIVEGKA; the protein is encoded by the coding sequence ATGCCGAAGGTTATTTCAGTCCACTCTTATCGAGGTGGGACGGGTAAGTCTAACTTTACTGCTAACTTATCAACCACAGTTGCTGCGTTAGGCAACCGTGTGGGCGTCGTAGATACAGATGTTCCCTCGCCAGGGATTCATAGTTTGTTTTGTCTAGAGCCAGAGCAGATGGGCAAAACCTTGAATAACTACTTATGGGGAGAAAGTGCGATCGAGGATGCAGCTTATGATATCAGTAGCAATGTGGGGCTGAGTGGCAATAGTAAGCTATATCTGGTTCCTTCCAGTGTTAAAGCGGATGATATTGCCCGCATCTTAAAAGATGGCTACGATGTCAAGCTAATGAATGATGGCTTTCGTAGTTTAGTTAAAGCATTGCAATTAGACTATTTGTTCATTGATACTCATCCTGGTTTATCCAAAGAAACCTTTTTGTCGATCGCTATCTCTCACGTGCTAATCCTGATTCTGCGCCCCGATAAGCAGGATTACCAAGGCACAGCAGTCACAATAGATGTAGCACGGCAACTAAAAGTTCGCAAAATGTTGCTGGCAATCAATAAAGCGTACAGCAAGCTGAATATAGAAGCACTGAAACAGAAAGTAGAAGAAACTTACAACGAAACAGTGGCAGGGGTGTTTCCTTTGTCGGAAGATATAGTACAGCTTGCCAGTGAAGGCGTGTTTTGTGTGAAATATCCAGAACATCCGGTGAGTCAAGAGTTCCGCAAAGTGGCACAGCAGATTGTGGAGGGAAAAGCGTAA
- a CDS encoding TIGR00300 family protein: MTSSIRFLMCPPDHYDVDYVINPWMEGNIHKSSRDRAVDQWQKLHHVIKDHAIVDLVQPQKGVPDMVFTANAGLVLGDNVVLSRFYHKERQGEEPYFKQWFESQGYTVYELPKDLPFEGAGDALLDREGRWLWAGYGFRSELDSHPYIAKWLDIEVISLRLMDERFYHLDTCFCPLSGGYLLYYPPAFDSYSNRMIEMRVAPEKRIAIAEADAVNFACNAVNIDSVVIMNKASDNLKQRLAKAGFQVLETPLTEFLKAGGAAKCLTLRVTEPVRSEVTANASVESRTIRLEGHLLDTGLINRALDLIVENSGSFQVLKFNLGEQRQSTSTAEVKVSAPSHDVMESILSQLIDLGAVDLPHDERDAKLEPVLQAGVAPDDFYVTTIYPTEVRINGEWIRVQNQRMDGAIAIKQTADGLLARCKLLRDLEVDEQVVVDVQGIRTIRKAESREQRNAQEFSFMSAGVSSERRVELVVEQVAWELRKIRDQGGKVVVTAGPVVIHTGGGEHLSRLIREGYVQALLGGNAIAVHDMEQNMMGTSLGVDMQRGVAVRGGHRHHLKVINMIRRYGNIAKAVEQGALNSGVMYECVRAGVPFSLAGSIRDDGPLPDTQMDLIKAQQEYAQLLEGADMILMLSSMLHSIGVGNMTPAGVKMVCVDINPAVVTKLSDRGSVESVGVVTDVGLFLSLLLQQLDRLTSPYHVAQMV; the protein is encoded by the coding sequence ATGACTTCTTCGATCCGCTTCCTCATGTGTCCTCCTGACCACTATGACGTAGACTATGTGATTAATCCTTGGATGGAAGGAAATATCCATAAGTCTTCACGCGATCGCGCTGTCGATCAGTGGCAAAAACTGCACCATGTTATCAAAGATCATGCAATTGTAGACCTCGTACAACCCCAAAAGGGTGTTCCTGACATGGTATTTACGGCTAATGCGGGGCTTGTGTTAGGAGATAACGTTGTTCTCAGTCGCTTTTACCACAAAGAACGTCAGGGAGAAGAACCATACTTCAAACAATGGTTTGAGTCGCAAGGCTATACTGTGTATGAATTGCCAAAAGACTTGCCATTTGAGGGCGCAGGAGACGCACTACTAGATCGGGAAGGACGCTGGTTGTGGGCGGGTTATGGCTTTCGTTCAGAACTCGACTCGCATCCTTATATTGCCAAGTGGCTCGACATCGAAGTGATATCACTCCGGTTGATGGATGAGCGCTTTTATCACTTGGATACGTGCTTTTGTCCGCTTTCTGGTGGTTATTTGCTGTACTATCCACCTGCATTTGATTCGTATTCCAACCGCATGATTGAAATGCGCGTCGCACCAGAAAAACGAATTGCGATCGCTGAAGCCGATGCAGTGAATTTTGCGTGTAACGCTGTCAATATTGACTCGGTTGTGATTATGAACAAGGCGAGTGACAATCTCAAACAACGTCTCGCCAAAGCTGGATTCCAAGTTCTTGAAACACCACTAACAGAATTTCTCAAAGCAGGTGGTGCAGCAAAGTGCTTAACATTGCGAGTTACTGAACCTGTGCGCAGCGAAGTCACGGCTAATGCGTCGGTAGAAAGTCGGACAATTCGCTTGGAAGGACATTTACTTGATACTGGTTTAATTAACCGCGCTTTAGATTTAATTGTTGAAAATAGCGGTAGCTTTCAGGTACTCAAGTTCAATTTGGGAGAACAGCGACAAAGTACCTCAACCGCAGAGGTGAAAGTTTCGGCACCTTCGCATGATGTGATGGAAAGTATTCTGTCGCAACTGATTGATTTGGGTGCAGTCGATCTTCCTCACGATGAACGTGATGCTAAATTAGAGCCTGTATTGCAAGCTGGAGTTGCACCAGACGACTTTTACGTTACAACGATTTATCCGACAGAAGTGCGGATTAATGGTGAGTGGATAAGAGTACAAAATCAACGAATGGATGGGGCGATCGCAATCAAGCAAACCGCTGACGGACTATTAGCACGATGTAAGCTGCTACGCGATCTAGAAGTTGATGAACAAGTTGTTGTTGATGTTCAAGGTATACGTACCATCCGCAAAGCTGAATCACGCGAACAACGCAACGCCCAAGAATTCAGCTTTATGTCTGCGGGAGTTTCTAGTGAACGTCGCGTAGAATTGGTTGTTGAACAAGTCGCGTGGGAACTGCGGAAAATCCGCGACCAAGGTGGTAAGGTTGTTGTGACAGCGGGTCCTGTGGTGATTCATACAGGCGGTGGCGAACATTTATCACGATTGATTCGTGAAGGTTACGTGCAAGCACTACTCGGTGGGAATGCGATCGCTGTTCACGACATGGAACAAAACATGATGGGGACTTCTTTGGGTGTCGATATGCAACGCGGAGTTGCAGTAAGAGGCGGACACCGCCATCATTTGAAAGTGATCAACATGATTCGTCGTTACGGCAATATTGCCAAAGCTGTCGAACAAGGTGCATTAAATAGTGGCGTGATGTACGAGTGCGTGCGTGCAGGTGTACCATTTTCACTTGCTGGTTCAATCCGCGATGATGGACCATTACCCGATACGCAGATGGATTTAATTAAAGCACAACAAGAATATGCGCAGTTACTAGAAGGCGCAGATATGATTTTAATGCTGTCTTCAATGTTGCATTCTATTGGTGTTGGTAATATGACACCCGCAGGCGTGAAGATGGTGTGTGTTGATATTAATCCAGCGGTAGTGACAAAGTTAAGCGATCGCGGTTCAGTAGAATCCGTTGGTGTTGTTACCGATGTCGGCTTATTCCTCAGTTTGTTACTGCAACAACTAGATCGATTAACAAGTCCATATCATGTAGCTCAAATGGTTTAA
- a CDS encoding PAS domain S-box protein: MTGKAAKFPGKFRLRTTLVVPFVLQIIAAFGLVGWIAYRSGQQAVNDVASQLRAELTHRITERLESYVEIPKAINRLNATAFAQGDINVSNPKGEHLFWQQMQIYPTLSFVYCGDEQGGFFGVRRFAEQDSTEVVLQLSNSDTNFIRQGFGFDGRGNRTVSMGNFDKPFDPRVRPWYQAAQATGGEVWSEIYLAFSTLFPTVTASTPVYDQANTLIGVCATDVFLPQLSIFLQNLEFGKTGSAFIMERSGRLVATSSVESMVTGEGEKSERLLATASTNSIIRATAEDLNRRFSNLNEIQSVQQLDFNLNRERQYIQVVPFQDSNLDWLVVLTIPESDFMAQINASRRNALLLSLGTLASAIAIGIFTSRWVTKPIYRVSHASDKLAQGELNQYVKPSPISELDTLASSFNTMAKQLKESFDALRQSEATNRAIVTAIPDLMIRAKGDGTYLEIIGSDRLRGVHGVRQFSPGRTVQESLPPDLANQRMHYIQQALTTGELQIYEQRITINDQAQDEEVRILVLGDDEVLIMVRDITDRKSSEESLRIAEENYRSIFENALEGIFQSSPEGRFINVNPALAKIYGYDSPSEMLESITDIGTQLYVDPEKRFEFKTLLEKQDAAMDFEYRCYCKDGSIIWIQIDARAVKDNRGKVLYYEGIVQDITDRKRREDELRRQLEELRIEIDQKTREKEVAMLTESSYFQEVQQEIAEVNLDEFWG, from the coding sequence ATGACTGGTAAGGCTGCCAAGTTCCCAGGTAAATTTCGCCTCCGCACAACCCTGGTAGTACCCTTTGTGTTGCAAATTATTGCTGCCTTCGGGTTGGTGGGATGGATTGCTTACCGCAGCGGACAACAGGCTGTCAATGATGTTGCGAGCCAACTTCGTGCCGAACTCACTCATCGAATTACAGAAAGGCTAGAGTCGTATGTTGAAATTCCGAAGGCAATCAATCGCTTGAATGCTACTGCCTTTGCTCAAGGAGATATTAATGTCAGTAACCCCAAAGGCGAACACCTCTTTTGGCAGCAAATGCAGATTTATCCAACGCTGAGCTTTGTGTATTGTGGGGATGAGCAGGGAGGCTTTTTTGGCGTCAGGAGGTTTGCCGAGCAAGACAGCACCGAGGTTGTCCTGCAATTGAGCAATTCTGATACAAACTTTATTCGCCAGGGTTTCGGCTTCGACGGTCGAGGCAATCGCACAGTGTCAATGGGCAACTTCGATAAACCTTTTGATCCGCGAGTGCGCCCCTGGTATCAGGCAGCACAGGCAACAGGTGGGGAAGTTTGGAGTGAAATCTACCTCGCCTTTTCTACCCTGTTTCCGACGGTGACAGCAAGTACTCCGGTCTACGATCAAGCAAACACTCTGATTGGGGTCTGTGCAACTGACGTTTTCTTGCCGCAATTGAGTATTTTCTTGCAAAATCTAGAGTTTGGTAAGACAGGGAGCGCATTTATTATGGAGCGATCGGGACGATTGGTTGCTACCTCGTCCGTAGAATCGATGGTAACAGGAGAAGGAGAAAAAAGCGAGCGGCTATTGGCAACTGCTAGCACTAATTCCATCATTCGAGCCACAGCCGAGGATCTCAATCGTCGTTTTAGCAATCTCAACGAAATTCAATCTGTTCAACAACTCGATTTCAACCTGAATAGAGAACGGCAATACATCCAGGTGGTTCCCTTCCAAGACAGCAATTTGGATTGGTTGGTGGTTCTTACTATTCCTGAATCAGATTTCATGGCACAGATCAACGCTAGTCGCCGTAATGCCTTGTTGTTGAGCTTAGGAACGTTGGCTTCGGCGATCGCAATCGGCATTTTCACCTCTCGTTGGGTAACAAAACCAATTTACCGAGTCTCCCACGCTTCCGACAAGCTGGCTCAAGGCGAACTCAATCAGTATGTGAAACCTAGTCCTATTAGTGAACTGGATACGCTAGCAAGTTCGTTCAACACGATGGCAAAGCAACTGAAGGAATCATTTGATGCACTGCGACAAAGTGAAGCAACGAACCGCGCCATTGTCACGGCTATCCCTGATTTAATGATCCGTGCCAAAGGAGATGGAACTTATTTGGAGATCATCGGTAGCGATCGCTTACGGGGAGTGCACGGAGTCAGACAATTTAGTCCTGGTAGAACTGTGCAAGAATCACTCCCGCCCGATTTGGCAAACCAGCGAATGCACTACATCCAGCAAGCCTTAACCACAGGTGAATTACAGATTTACGAGCAACGCATCACGATCAACGATCAAGCCCAGGATGAAGAAGTCCGAATTTTAGTATTGGGAGACGATGAAGTATTGATTATGGTGCGCGATATCACCGATCGTAAGTCTTCCGAAGAATCGTTACGCATCGCCGAAGAAAACTATCGCAGCATTTTTGAAAATGCTCTAGAAGGCATCTTTCAATCTAGCCCTGAAGGTCGATTCATTAATGTGAATCCAGCATTAGCAAAGATTTATGGTTATGATTCTCCCAGTGAGATGCTCGAAAGCATCACCGACATTGGCACGCAGCTTTATGTCGATCCAGAAAAACGATTTGAATTCAAAACATTGCTAGAAAAGCAGGATGCTGCAATGGATTTTGAATACCGCTGCTATTGCAAAGATGGCAGTATCATCTGGATACAGATTGATGCTCGTGCTGTCAAAGACAACCGTGGTAAGGTTCTCTACTACGAAGGCATTGTGCAAGACATTACAGACCGCAAACGTCGCGAAGATGAACTGAGACGACAATTAGAAGAGTTGAGGATTGAAATTGACCAAAAAACTCGGGAAAAAGAAGTAGCAATGCTGACTGAAAGTAGCTACTTTCAGGAAGTGCAGCAAGAAATAGCAGAAGTAAACTTGGATGAATTTTGGGGTTAA
- a CDS encoding DUF2281 domain-containing protein has product MSINIKEQLLKEIEKASDSTLKEVLDFLLFIQFRELQQEQLEISLLSEPILAEDWLTPEEDEAWQHL; this is encoded by the coding sequence ATGAGTATTAACATCAAAGAGCAATTATTAAAAGAGATAGAAAAAGCATCCGATTCCACCTTGAAAGAAGTGTTAGATTTTTTGCTGTTTATTCAGTTTAGAGAACTTCAGCAAGAACAGCTTGAGATTAGCCTATTGAGTGAGCCAATTTTAGCAGAAGATTGGTTGACTCCAGAAGAGGATGAAGCATGGCAGCATTTGTAA
- a CDS encoding alpha/beta hydrolase produces the protein MLTLSITAISLLTGIFYQAVSEALDRRRHPPQGALVDIGGFRLYLNCIGQGTPTVVMDAGGGASSIAWGLVPSEIAKFTRVCTYDRAGLGWSDPNPRLSRTSQQSVDELHSLLTKAGINPPYILVGHSLGGVNMRLYASQYPEDVVGLVLVDSSHENQMTSEMWRRIKMQSWLYQVLRVVSQVGVLRLIGEMNLLPILEDIKREIQKYPLAVQTLFDTYKSFCYRPDYWATASSELANIKKSFEEVQSVTSLGSLPLIVLSQGSKDSKMSDERFQQWASLQLDLTKLSSNSQHIIAENSGHLVQLDQPELVISAVQRLIESV, from the coding sequence ATGCTTACTCTAAGTATTACCGCAATCTCATTACTTACAGGGATTTTCTATCAAGCAGTGAGTGAAGCCTTGGATCGACGCAGACATCCTCCACAGGGTGCACTTGTGGATATTGGGGGATTTCGTCTATATCTCAACTGTATTGGGCAAGGTACACCAACGGTTGTTATGGATGCTGGTGGTGGTGCTTCCTCAATTGCATGGGGCTTGGTTCCATCTGAAATTGCTAAATTTACCCGTGTTTGCACTTATGATCGAGCAGGGTTGGGGTGGAGCGATCCCAATCCCAGGCTCTCCCGCACCAGTCAGCAGAGCGTTGATGAATTACATTCACTTTTGACTAAGGCTGGAATTAATCCTCCCTACATTTTAGTTGGTCACTCATTGGGTGGAGTCAATATGCGGCTGTATGCAAGTCAATATCCAGAAGATGTGGTCGGATTAGTGTTAGTCGATTCTTCCCATGAAAATCAGATGACATCCGAAATGTGGAGACGCATAAAAATGCAGTCTTGGCTTTATCAGGTTTTAAGGGTTGTTAGTCAAGTTGGAGTGCTGCGATTAATCGGGGAGATGAATCTGTTACCAATTCTTGAGGACATTAAGCGAGAAATTCAAAAATATCCGCTGGCAGTACAAACCTTATTTGATACCTATAAATCCTTCTGTTACCGTCCCGACTATTGGGCAACCGCATCCAGTGAACTTGCCAATATAAAAAAGAGCTTTGAGGAAGTTCAATCAGTTACATCACTGGGCAGCCTGCCTTTAATTGTGTTGAGCCAAGGTTCTAAAGATTCAAAGATGAGTGATGAAAGATTTCAGCAATGGGCATCGCTTCAATTAGACTTGACCAAACTATCGTCAAATAGCCAACATATCATTGCAGAAAATAGTGGACATCTTGTGCAACTAGATCAACCTGAGTTGGTTATTAGTGCAGTCCAACGGTTGATTGAGAGCGTCTAA
- a CDS encoding type II toxin-antitoxin system PemK/MazF family toxin, with protein MAAFVKGDVVVVPFPFSDLTSTKRRPALVVAELTRNDLILCLITSQTVNDSYTTLIEDDNFETGGLSKTSYAKSNRVFTANEQIIAYKAGTLTLEKTNEVINKLIAILQQ; from the coding sequence ATGGCAGCATTTGTAAAAGGAGATGTCGTGGTTGTCCCTTTCCCCTTCTCAGATTTAACCAGTACCAAAAGACGACCTGCTTTAGTGGTTGCTGAGTTAACCAGAAATGATTTGATTCTCTGCTTGATTACCAGCCAAACTGTAAACGACAGCTACACAACATTAATTGAAGACGATAATTTTGAAACGGGTGGCCTAAGTAAAACCAGTTACGCTAAATCTAACCGAGTGTTTACTGCTAATGAACAAATCATTGCTTACAAAGCAGGAACATTAACTTTGGAAAAAACAAATGAGGTTATTAACAAATTGATTGCAATACTACAACAGTGA